The following proteins are encoded in a genomic region of Streptomyces gobiensis:
- a CDS encoding DUF4287 domain-containing protein, giving the protein MSQVFDDETHQNLLSRIPQCTGREICDWLRAVDEGPSFFRFEEKVSWLRGEHNLAYGHAKAIIHEHDLRRGRAARKF; this is encoded by the coding sequence ATGTCCCAAGTCTTTGATGACGAGACTCACCAGAACCTGCTCTCCCGCATCCCTCAATGCACCGGCCGCGAGATCTGCGACTGGCTCCGCGCCGTCGACGAAGGCCCTTCCTTCTTCCGCTTCGAAGAGAAGGTGAGCTGGCTGCGGGGCGAACACAACCTCGCCTATGGCCATGCCAAGGCGATCATTCATGAACACGACTTGAGGCGTGGGCGAGCCGCGCGCAAGTTCTAG
- the hutU gene encoding urocanate hydratase has protein sequence MSGPRPVRAPRGTELSARGWQQEAALRMLQNNLDPEVAEHPDRLVVYGGTGKAARDWRSFDAMTRTLRTLKGDETMLVQSGRPVGVMTTHEWAPRVLIANSNLVGDWANWEEFRRLEQLGLTMYGQMTAGSWIYIGTQGILQGTYETFAAVAAKLASQNKHSGSLAGTITLTAGLGGMGGAQPLAVTMNDGVVICVDCDPRAIQRRIEHRYLDVRADSLDHALELATTARDQRKPLSIGVLGNAAELVPQLLAMNAPIDIVTDQTSAHDPLAYLPLGVDFDDMASYAAEKPADFTQRARESMARHVEAMVGFQDAGAEVFDYGNSIRGEAQLAGYDRAFAFPGFVPAYIRPLFCEGKGPFRWAALSGDPKDIAATDRAILDLFPENESLARWIKMAGERVHFQGLPARICWLGYGERDRAGERFNDMVASGEISAPLAIGRDHLDCGSVASPYRETEAMLDGSDAIADWPLLNAMVNVASGASWVSIHHGGGVGMGRSLHAGQVSVADGTDLARAKLNRVLTNDPGMGVIRHVDAGYDRADEIAAEREVRIPMREGENG, from the coding sequence ATGTCAGGACCGCGACCCGTGCGAGCGCCGCGTGGTACGGAGCTGAGTGCCCGGGGGTGGCAGCAGGAAGCCGCTCTGCGGATGCTGCAGAACAACCTCGACCCGGAGGTGGCGGAGCACCCGGACCGGCTCGTCGTCTACGGCGGTACGGGGAAGGCGGCCCGCGACTGGCGCTCCTTTGACGCGATGACGCGCACGCTCAGGACGCTCAAGGGCGACGAGACGATGCTCGTACAGTCCGGGCGTCCGGTCGGCGTGATGACCACCCATGAGTGGGCGCCACGTGTGCTGATCGCCAACTCCAATCTGGTCGGTGACTGGGCGAACTGGGAGGAGTTCCGGCGGCTGGAACAGCTCGGGCTCACCATGTACGGCCAGATGACGGCTGGTTCCTGGATCTACATCGGAACGCAGGGGATCCTGCAGGGGACGTACGAGACGTTCGCGGCGGTCGCGGCGAAGCTCGCTTCTCAGAACAAGCACAGCGGCTCGCTGGCCGGGACCATTACGCTGACGGCGGGCCTTGGCGGTATGGGCGGTGCCCAGCCGCTGGCGGTCACCATGAACGACGGCGTCGTGATCTGCGTCGACTGCGACCCACGGGCGATCCAGCGCCGAATCGAGCACCGCTATCTGGACGTACGCGCCGATTCCCTGGACCACGCGCTGGAGTTGGCGACGACCGCCCGCGACCAGCGTAAGCCGCTGTCGATCGGCGTCCTCGGCAACGCGGCGGAGCTGGTGCCCCAGCTGCTCGCCATGAACGCCCCCATTGACATCGTGACCGACCAGACGAGCGCCCATGACCCGCTCGCCTATCTCCCGCTCGGTGTCGACTTCGACGATATGGCGTCCTACGCGGCCGAGAAGCCCGCCGACTTCACCCAGCGGGCGAGGGAATCGATGGCCCGGCATGTTGAGGCCATGGTGGGGTTCCAGGACGCGGGCGCCGAGGTCTTCGACTACGGCAACTCCATCCGTGGCGAGGCGCAGCTCGCGGGCTATGACCGGGCCTTCGCCTTCCCCGGCTTCGTACCGGCCTATATCCGGCCGCTCTTCTGCGAGGGCAAGGGCCCCTTCCGCTGGGCGGCGCTGAGCGGCGACCCGAAGGACATCGCGGCGACGGACCGGGCGATCCTCGATCTCTTCCCGGAGAACGAGTCGCTGGCCCGGTGGATCAAGATGGCGGGGGAGCGGGTCCATTTCCAGGGACTCCCGGCCCGTATTTGCTGGCTGGGCTATGGCGAACGGGACCGGGCGGGTGAGCGCTTCAACGACATGGTGGCGAGCGGCGAGATCTCCGCGCCGCTGGCGATCGGCCGCGACCATCTGGACTGCGGCTCGGTGGCCTCCCCGTACCGGGAGACCGAGGCGATGCTCGACGGCTCCGACGCGATCGCGGACTGGCCGCTGCTCAACGCCATGGTGAACGTGGCGTCGGGGGCGTCGTGGGTCTCCATCCACCACGGCGGCGGCGTCGGCATGGGGCGGTCCCTCCACGCGGGCCAAGTCTCCGTGGCCGACGGTACGGATCTCGCCCGCGCGAAGCTGAACCGGGTGCTCACCAACGACCCCGGGATGGGCGTCATCCGGCATGTTGACGCGGGCTACGACCGCGCGGACGAGATCGCCGCCGAGCGTGAGGTCCGCATCCCGATGCGCGAGGGTGAGAACGGGTGA
- a CDS encoding acetyl-CoA C-acetyltransferase produces the protein MPEAVIVSAARSPIGRAFKGSLKDIRPDDLTAEIIQAALAKVPELDPTQIDDLMLGCGLPGGEQGHNLGRIVAVQMGMDHLPGCTITRYCSSSLQTTRMAMHAIKAGEGDVFISAGVEMVSRSVKGSSDGMPDTHNPVFAEAEARTAARAEQGGEGWTDPRAEGKLPDVYIAMGQTAENLARDKGVSRQEMDEFGVRSQNLAEKAIADGFWEREITPVTTPDGTVVAKDDGPRAGVTLEAVQGLKPVFRPDGLVTAGNCCALNDGAAALVVMSDTKARELGLTPLARIVSTGVSALSPEIMGYGPVEASKQALQRAGMAIGDIDLVEINEAFAAQVIPSYQDLGIDLDRLNVNGGAIAVGHPFGMTGARITTTLINSLQWHDKQFGLETMCVGGGQGMAMVIERLS, from the coding sequence ATGCCCGAAGCAGTGATCGTTTCTGCCGCCCGCTCGCCTATCGGACGCGCGTTCAAGGGGTCGCTCAAAGATATCCGCCCGGATGACCTGACGGCCGAGATCATCCAGGCGGCGCTTGCCAAGGTCCCCGAGCTGGACCCGACGCAGATTGATGACCTGATGCTCGGCTGTGGGCTGCCCGGTGGTGAGCAGGGACATAACCTCGGCCGGATCGTCGCCGTGCAGATGGGGATGGACCACCTCCCCGGCTGCACCATCACCCGGTACTGCTCCTCGTCTCTGCAGACCACCCGGATGGCGATGCACGCCATCAAGGCGGGCGAGGGCGATGTCTTCATCTCCGCGGGCGTGGAGATGGTGTCCCGCTCGGTGAAGGGCTCCTCGGACGGGATGCCGGATACCCACAACCCGGTCTTCGCCGAGGCCGAGGCGCGTACCGCCGCGCGGGCCGAGCAGGGCGGCGAGGGCTGGACCGACCCGCGGGCGGAGGGCAAGCTCCCGGACGTCTATATCGCCATGGGGCAGACCGCCGAGAACCTCGCCCGGGACAAGGGTGTCTCCCGGCAGGAGATGGATGAGTTCGGCGTACGGTCGCAGAACCTCGCCGAGAAGGCCATCGCCGACGGGTTCTGGGAGCGTGAGATCACCCCGGTGACCACCCCGGACGGCACGGTCGTCGCGAAGGACGACGGCCCGCGTGCCGGAGTGACGCTGGAGGCCGTGCAGGGGCTCAAGCCGGTCTTCCGGCCCGATGGGCTGGTGACGGCGGGCAACTGCTGTGCGCTGAACGACGGCGCCGCCGCGCTGGTGGTCATGTCCGACACCAAGGCCCGGGAGCTCGGTCTGACGCCGCTCGCCCGGATCGTCTCGACCGGCGTCTCGGCGCTCTCACCCGAGATCATGGGCTATGGCCCGGTCGAGGCCAGTAAGCAGGCGCTCCAGCGGGCCGGGATGGCGATCGGGGACATCGACCTCGTAGAGATCAACGAGGCATTCGCCGCTCAGGTGATCCCCTCGTACCAGGATCTCGGTATCGACCTGGACCGGCTCAACGTCAACGGTGGAGCCATCGCGGTGGGTCATCCGTTCGGGATGACCGGCGCGCGCATCACCACGACGCTGATCAACTCGCTCCAGTGGCATGACAAGCAGTTCGGCCTGGAGACCATGTGCGTCGGTGGCGGCCAGGGAATGGCCATGGTGATCGAGCGTTTGAGCTGA
- a CDS encoding Bax inhibitor-1/YccA family protein — protein MRSSNPVFSRRGFSRDGQAGFNAGQPQAGNPYANNPYAQPQQGQQGFPPAAPPQADRMTMDDVVTRTGITLGTVIVAAAVAWTTGLGMGFAIVAALIAMGLAFWQSFKREASPAIILGYAVFEGLFLGAISNYINRFAEGAAMQAVIGTMAVFAVMLFLYKTRIIRVNGRFTQIALVAGIGYALLSLVNLGFALFGAGDGMGFRTGWVGILMGIAGVCIGAMFLALDFKQVEDGIAYGAPRKESWLAAFGLTVTLAWIYFEFLRLAYILASD, from the coding sequence ATGAGGAGCAGCAACCCGGTCTTCTCGCGACGGGGGTTCAGTCGGGATGGTCAGGCGGGCTTCAACGCCGGCCAGCCGCAGGCCGGGAACCCGTACGCCAACAACCCGTACGCCCAGCCGCAGCAGGGCCAGCAGGGCTTCCCGCCCGCCGCCCCGCCGCAGGCCGACCGGATGACGATGGACGATGTCGTCACCCGGACCGGCATCACGCTGGGCACCGTGATCGTCGCTGCGGCGGTCGCGTGGACCACAGGTCTGGGGATGGGCTTCGCCATCGTCGCGGCGCTGATCGCGATGGGGCTGGCCTTCTGGCAGTCCTTCAAGCGGGAGGCCTCGCCCGCGATCATTCTGGGCTACGCGGTCTTCGAGGGCCTCTTCCTCGGCGCCATCAGCAACTACATCAACCGGTTCGCCGAAGGCGCCGCGATGCAAGCGGTGATCGGCACCATGGCGGTCTTCGCCGTGATGCTGTTCCTGTACAAGACCAGGATCATCCGGGTCAACGGCCGGTTCACCCAGATCGCTCTGGTCGCGGGTATCGGCTATGCGCTGCTGTCCCTGGTGAACCTGGGATTCGCACTCTTCGGCGCCGGTGACGGCATGGGCTTCCGTACCGGCTGGGTCGGCATCCTGATGGGCATCGCCGGTGTGTGCATCGGCGCGATGTTCCTCGCCCTCGACTTCAAGCAGGTCGAGGACGGTATCGCGTACGGCGCTCCGCGCAAGGAGTCCTGGCTGGCCGCCTTCGGTCTGACCGTGACCCTCGCCTGGATCTACTTCGAGTTCCTGCGTCTGGCCTACATCCTGGCCAGCGATTAA
- a CDS encoding diaminopimelate decarboxylase, protein MHLASATRRDLTVRAAVEQALITEDQPIAALLDVDSVRASAAALRAAFEEVAAPGQPLLHAFAVKAAALVPVLRLLADNGLGAEVASPGELALAQAAGIGPDRTVLDSPAKTPAELRTALDLGVAVNADSQQELARLDALVGAAPLRSAVGLRINPQLGSGSIDAMSTATATSKFGIALRDPGAREWLVRAYADRPWLTRLHAHSGSQGIPLDLMAAGVKDAYELAEEINGAVGRQQIDTLDIGGGLPVNFASESTEPTFHDYAQLLSAQVPGLFDGRYGLVTEFGRSLLAKAGTIVARVEYTKSAGGRPIAVTHAGAQIAARTVFAPDAWPVRIGVYGPQGLPKQGAPIAQDVAGPCCFAGDLVGRERALPGLEAGDLVALLDTGAYYFSNPFGYNSLPRPGVYGYWASGDGTVRFATVRRPQTLDQIVTESGAGQRDALTPPC, encoded by the coding sequence ATGCATCTCGCCTCCGCCACCCGCCGTGACCTGACCGTGCGTGCCGCAGTCGAGCAGGCACTGATCACCGAGGACCAGCCCATCGCCGCACTCCTCGATGTGGACTCCGTACGGGCGTCCGCCGCCGCCCTGCGTGCGGCGTTCGAGGAGGTGGCCGCACCCGGGCAGCCCCTCCTGCACGCCTTCGCCGTCAAGGCCGCCGCCCTGGTGCCGGTGCTCCGGCTGCTCGCCGACAACGGGCTCGGCGCCGAGGTGGCCAGCCCCGGTGAGCTGGCACTGGCCCAGGCAGCCGGGATCGGACCGGACCGCACGGTGCTGGACTCCCCCGCCAAGACCCCCGCCGAGCTGCGTACGGCGCTGGACCTGGGGGTCGCGGTCAATGCCGACAGCCAGCAGGAGCTGGCCCGGTTGGACGCTCTCGTCGGTGCGGCGCCGCTGCGGTCGGCCGTCGGCCTGCGGATCAATCCACAGCTCGGCAGCGGCTCCATCGACGCGATGAGCACCGCGACCGCCACATCGAAGTTCGGTATCGCACTTCGCGACCCGGGCGCCCGCGAATGGCTTGTACGGGCCTACGCCGACCGCCCCTGGCTCACCCGGCTGCACGCCCATAGCGGCTCGCAGGGCATCCCTCTCGACCTGATGGCCGCGGGGGTCAAGGACGCCTATGAGCTGGCCGAGGAGATCAACGGTGCCGTGGGCCGCCAGCAGATCGACACCCTCGATATCGGCGGCGGGCTCCCGGTCAACTTCGCTTCCGAGTCCACGGAACCCACCTTCCATGACTACGCTCAGCTGCTGAGCGCCCAGGTCCCCGGCCTCTTCGACGGCCGCTACGGTCTGGTCACCGAGTTCGGCCGGTCCCTGCTGGCCAAGGCGGGCACCATCGTCGCCCGTGTCGAGTACACCAAGTCCGCCGGTGGCCGCCCCATCGCGGTGACCCATGCGGGCGCCCAGATCGCCGCACGGACCGTGTTCGCCCCCGACGCCTGGCCGGTCCGTATCGGTGTGTACGGCCCGCAGGGGCTGCCCAAGCAGGGTGCGCCCATCGCCCAGGATGTCGCGGGGCCCTGCTGCTTCGCGGGGGACCTGGTGGGCCGAGAGCGGGCGCTGCCGGGTCTGGAGGCGGGGGACCTGGTGGCGCTGCTCGACACCGGGGCCTACTACTTCTCCAACCCCTTCGGCTACAACAGCCTGCCCCGGCCCGGGGTCTACGGCTACTGGGCCAGCGGCGACGGGACGGTGCGGTTCGCGACCGTACGGCGGCCCCAGACCCTCGACCAGATCGTCACGGAGTCCGGAGCCGGTCAGCGGGACGCGCTGACCCCGCCCTGCTGA
- a CDS encoding uracil-DNA glycosylase: protein METIADLDERVSHCRACPRLVRWREETARTKRRSYADWDYWGRPVPGFGPADARMLIVGLAPAAHGANRTGRMFTGDRSGDFLYAALHSVGLASQPTSTHQGDGLELSGVRITAPVHCAPPANKPTPAERDACRSWLSEELRLLRPTLRSVVVLGAFGWQATLPVLAAAGWTVPSPRPPFAHAAHVSLHGPTPLDLFGCYHVSQQNTFTGRLTPAMLSDVLRTAAKTAGL, encoded by the coding sequence ATGGAGACCATCGCCGATCTGGACGAGCGCGTGAGCCACTGCCGCGCCTGCCCACGGCTGGTGCGGTGGCGGGAGGAGACGGCCAGGACCAAGCGCCGGTCCTACGCCGACTGGGACTACTGGGGGCGGCCGGTGCCGGGCTTTGGACCGGCGGACGCCCGGATGCTGATCGTCGGCCTGGCCCCGGCCGCGCATGGCGCCAACCGCACGGGCCGTATGTTCACCGGCGACCGCTCCGGCGATTTCCTGTACGCCGCCCTCCACTCCGTTGGGCTGGCCAGCCAGCCGACGTCCACCCATCAGGGCGACGGCCTTGAGCTGTCCGGTGTGCGCATCACCGCCCCGGTCCACTGCGCGCCGCCCGCCAACAAGCCCACGCCCGCGGAGCGTGACGCCTGCCGGTCCTGGCTGAGCGAGGAGCTGCGCCTGCTCCGCCCGACCCTGCGCTCGGTGGTGGTCCTCGGCGCCTTCGGCTGGCAGGCCACGCTGCCCGTCCTCGCCGCCGCGGGCTGGACCGTCCCAAGCCCCCGCCCGCCCTTCGCCCACGCCGCCCACGTCTCGCTGCACGGCCCCACGCCCCTGGACCTGTTCGGCTGCTACCACGTCAGCCAGCAGAACACCTTCACCGGCCGCCTCACCCCGGCCATGCTCAGCGACGTCCTGCGCACAGCGGCGAAGACCGCCGGGCTGTAG
- a CDS encoding allantoate amidohydrolase produces MWRDLAPIGRSAESGGYRRYAWTGADADCRAWFKAQAEARGLAYELDRNGNQWAWLGDPAAGDAIVTGSHLDSVPDGGAFDGPLGVVSSFAALDELRRRGLTGLSRPIAVVNFGDEEGARFGLACVGSRLTAGQLTPAKARQLRDADGVTLPQAMERAGYDPDAIGPDPERLARIGAFVELHVEQGRALADTPHPVGVASAIWPHGRWRFDFRGEANHAGTTRIDDRRDPMLTYAHTVLAARQKAELTGALATFGKVNVDPGGVNAIASLVSGWLDSRAPDEGTLSTVVTAIERAAIEHGEGEGVAVQVTQESFTPVVEFAHGLRDRLAARLGGVPVLPTGAGHDAGILSARIPTAMLYVRNPTGVSHSPAEFAGEDDCVAGVTALADVLEDLACQ; encoded by the coding sequence ATGTGGCGTGACCTCGCGCCCATCGGCCGCAGCGCCGAGTCCGGCGGCTACCGCCGGTATGCCTGGACGGGGGCGGACGCCGACTGCCGTGCCTGGTTCAAGGCACAGGCCGAAGCCCGCGGGCTCGCCTACGAGCTGGACCGCAACGGCAATCAGTGGGCCTGGCTGGGAGACCCGGCCGCCGGAGACGCCATCGTGACGGGGTCACACCTCGACTCCGTCCCCGATGGCGGCGCCTTCGACGGCCCGCTCGGCGTCGTATCGTCCTTCGCCGCGCTGGATGAGCTCCGCAGGAGGGGGCTCACGGGGCTCTCCAGACCCATCGCCGTCGTCAACTTCGGCGATGAGGAGGGTGCCCGCTTCGGCCTCGCCTGCGTCGGCTCCCGCCTCACCGCCGGGCAGCTCACCCCCGCCAAGGCGCGGCAGCTGCGCGACGCGGATGGCGTGACCCTGCCCCAGGCCATGGAACGGGCGGGCTACGATCCGGACGCCATCGGCCCCGACCCCGAACGCCTCGCCCGCATCGGCGCGTTTGTCGAGCTGCATGTCGAGCAGGGCCGGGCTCTCGCCGACACCCCTCACCCCGTGGGCGTCGCCTCGGCGATCTGGCCGCACGGCCGCTGGCGGTTCGACTTCCGGGGGGAGGCCAACCACGCGGGCACCACCCGTATTGATGACCGCCGTGACCCGATGCTCACCTACGCCCATACGGTCCTGGCCGCCCGTCAGAAGGCGGAGCTCACCGGCGCTCTGGCCACCTTCGGCAAGGTCAATGTGGACCCGGGCGGTGTCAACGCCATCGCCTCCCTCGTCAGTGGCTGGCTTGACTCCCGCGCCCCTGACGAAGGGACGCTGTCCACCGTTGTCACCGCGATCGAGCGGGCGGCGATCGAGCATGGCGAGGGCGAGGGCGTAGCCGTCCAGGTCACCCAGGAGTCCTTCACCCCCGTCGTGGAGTTCGCCCATGGGCTGCGCGACCGGCTCGCGGCGCGGCTCGGCGGTGTCCCGGTGCTGCCCACCGGGGCGGGCCATGACGCGGGGATCCTGTCCGCGCGGATACCCACCGCCATGCTGTACGTACGCAACCC